One region of Collinsella aerofaciens ATCC 25986 genomic DNA includes:
- the ybaK gene encoding Cys-tRNA(Pro) deacylase gives MAKAVKTPKTNAMRELESAGISYVLHTYEDDGDESVGLGVAISEQLGEEPGQGFKTLVCVTPSNDYVVCCIPVADELDLKSAARAAGEKSLAMMHVKDLLAATGYVRGGCSPVGMKKRYRTLIDETCVLWDTIFISGGKRGYQLELAPDDLIAFCGATVAAITRED, from the coding sequence ATGGCAAAGGCTGTAAAGACGCCAAAAACCAATGCGATGCGCGAGCTGGAAAGCGCCGGCATTTCCTATGTTCTACATACGTACGAAGACGATGGTGATGAGTCGGTGGGCCTGGGTGTCGCGATTTCGGAGCAGCTTGGCGAGGAGCCCGGTCAAGGATTTAAGACTTTGGTCTGCGTGACACCGTCCAACGACTATGTCGTGTGCTGTATCCCTGTTGCCGACGAGCTCGATCTAAAGTCCGCCGCGCGTGCCGCGGGGGAGAAGTCCTTGGCCATGATGCATGTGAAGGATTTGCTTGCGGCGACTGGCTACGTTCGCGGCGGCTGCAGCCCGGTCGGTATGAAAAAACGCTACCGGACGCTCATTGATGAGACATGTGTCCTTTGGGATACCATTTTTATTTCGGGAGGCAAGCGTGGTTATCAGCTCGAGCTTGCACCCGATGATTTAATTGCATTTTGCGGGGCGACGGTTGCCGCGATTACGAGAGAGGACTGA
- the murJ gene encoding murein biosynthesis integral membrane protein MurJ: MGSSDYSTVGRSAGLMTILTIVSRVTGFIRTWAMAAAIGMSLLSSSYQVANNLPNMLYELVMGGMLVTAFLPVYMGVRREQGREASNEYVGNLLGILLLVLGGISLLGTVFAPGFIWTQSFLSGDGGSMDTAAFMFRFFAIQILFYGLGSVFSGVLNAHRDYFWSTFAPVLNNVIVIASFMGFAPVSAQFGERAGIILIAAGTTLGVFVQMACQIPALGKHGVHPHIHIDFKDPALRQTIALGIPTLLATVCMFVSTSITNAAALVVQPETGPSVIAYARLWYTLPYALIAASLSTALYTELSHDAQEKDYDSVRTGISRGVAQMLFFLIPFALYLIVFARPLNMIYCAGKFDESGVALVSEYLVYLALSLPLYGVVVLMQKSFSALLDMKPYSRYCLYSAIGQAGSVLLFGVVLGFGMPAIALSYVVDYVILVGCSLWWLRRRLRGLQVKSILHGGFFGLLLGGLGAAAGAGVMWVLEHFVGALGGSILITLGYVCVAGVVSLAVTFGLAVVLKMPEVSALLRRK, translated from the coding sequence ATGGGCTCGTCGGACTACTCCACGGTTGGTCGTTCCGCCGGGCTTATGACCATCCTGACCATTGTGTCTCGCGTCACCGGTTTTATCCGCACGTGGGCAATGGCGGCCGCTATCGGCATGTCGCTGCTCTCGTCCTCCTATCAGGTCGCCAACAACCTGCCCAATATGCTCTACGAACTCGTGATGGGCGGCATGCTCGTGACGGCGTTTTTGCCCGTGTACATGGGCGTGAGGCGTGAGCAGGGTCGCGAGGCCTCGAACGAGTACGTGGGCAACCTGCTCGGCATTCTGCTTTTGGTGCTGGGTGGCATTTCGTTGCTGGGGACCGTGTTCGCCCCGGGCTTTATCTGGACGCAATCGTTCCTTTCGGGTGACGGCGGCAGCATGGATACCGCTGCGTTCATGTTCCGTTTCTTTGCCATCCAGATTCTGTTTTATGGTTTGGGCTCGGTGTTCTCGGGCGTTCTCAACGCACACCGCGACTACTTCTGGTCGACGTTTGCCCCGGTCCTCAACAATGTGATCGTCATTGCGAGCTTTATGGGTTTTGCGCCCGTGTCCGCACAGTTTGGCGAACGTGCCGGCATCATCTTGATTGCGGCCGGTACGACCCTCGGTGTCTTTGTTCAGATGGCATGTCAGATTCCCGCGCTTGGCAAGCACGGCGTGCATCCCCATATCCATATCGACTTTAAGGACCCCGCGCTGCGCCAGACGATTGCGCTCGGTATCCCGACGCTGCTCGCCACGGTGTGCATGTTTGTCTCGACTTCTATCACCAACGCTGCCGCGCTGGTGGTCCAGCCCGAGACGGGTCCTTCCGTCATCGCCTATGCGCGCCTGTGGTACACGCTACCCTACGCGCTGATTGCCGCCTCGCTTTCGACGGCGCTCTATACCGAGCTCTCTCACGACGCGCAGGAGAAGGATTACGACAGCGTTCGCACGGGCATTTCACGTGGCGTCGCCCAGATGCTGTTCTTCCTGATTCCGTTCGCGCTGTACCTGATTGTCTTCGCGCGTCCGCTCAACATGATCTACTGTGCTGGCAAGTTCGATGAATCCGGCGTGGCGCTGGTGTCCGAGTACCTTGTCTATCTGGCGCTCTCGCTGCCGCTCTACGGCGTGGTCGTGTTGATGCAGAAGAGCTTCTCTGCCTTGCTCGACATGAAGCCCTATAGCCGCTATTGCCTGTATTCCGCCATCGGCCAGGCCGGCTCGGTTCTGCTGTTTGGCGTTGTGCTGGGCTTCGGTATGCCGGCAATCGCGCTTTCGTATGTTGTCGACTACGTGATCTTGGTCGGCTGTTCGCTGTGGTGGCTGCGTCGTCGCCTGCGTGGCCTTCAGGTCAAATCTATCCTGCATGGCGGTTTCTTTGGCCTTTTGCTCGGTGGCCTAGGTGCTGCCGCAGGCGCCGGCGTCATGTGGGTGCTTGAACACTTTGTCGGGGCACTTGGCGGCTCGATTCTGATTACTCTTGGCTACGTTTGCGTTGCGGGTGTCGTCTCGCTTGCTGTTACCTTTGGCCTTGCCGTCGTCCTTAAGATGCCTGAGGTCTCGGCGCTGCTTCGTCGCAAGTAG
- the uvrC gene encoding excinuclease ABC subunit UvrC: MAGHDNIPTLAEQVSRVPTQPGCYLWKDAKGDVIYVGKAKNLRARMRQYVTLQDERQKIPLMMQLVASFDYIVVETEHEALVLERNLIGQYHPYFNVDLKDDKSYPFIAITKSDLFPAIKYTRERHKPGTRYFGPYTDSRAARETIDTLRKVIPICSASCAEWRRCRRIVESHKGEEDIVNMICAQNGRPCFDYHVGRGPGACVGAISPADYAKNVKRVERFLSGHRKDVVDELTSEMTEAAETLDFERAARVKRRLEVIRGLDDRQQVVFPSSVDIDVIGFYREETISAACVFVVREGRTVRTCEFILDKGLDVDEEELQSGFLKRYYDETADIPAEINLSVELEDAEALGEWLAGKRERSCHLHRPQRGEKHRLLDMASKNARHALMRYMMRTGYADDRTNQALLELESALALPAPPLRIECFDISTLHGTFTVASMVVFTNGRADKGQYRRFKIQAELDEANDFVSMSEVLGRRYAPERMADERFGSRPDLLVVDGGKPQLTAAIKQLEALGLDIPVCGLAKADEEVFVPWDETPVVLPTGSASLYLIKQVRDESHRFAITFHRELRDKAMTVSVLDDVPGVGPTRKRAIMRHFGSMKRLRAASEQEIAEVRGVPADVAKAVHEALVAWNAERAQASASRSEN; encoded by the coding sequence GTGGCAGGTCACGACAACATTCCAACACTTGCCGAGCAGGTTTCGCGCGTTCCCACGCAACCCGGCTGCTACCTTTGGAAAGATGCCAAGGGTGATGTCATCTATGTGGGCAAGGCAAAAAACCTGCGTGCCCGTATGCGTCAATACGTGACACTGCAGGACGAGCGTCAAAAGATCCCGCTCATGATGCAGCTGGTGGCGAGTTTCGACTATATCGTGGTGGAGACCGAGCACGAGGCATTGGTGCTCGAGCGCAATCTGATTGGCCAGTACCATCCGTACTTTAACGTCGATCTCAAAGACGATAAAAGCTATCCCTTTATCGCCATTACCAAGAGCGACTTGTTTCCGGCTATTAAATACACGCGAGAGCGTCATAAACCGGGAACGCGCTATTTTGGCCCCTATACCGATAGCCGTGCGGCGCGTGAGACCATCGATACGCTACGCAAGGTTATTCCTATTTGCTCGGCATCCTGTGCGGAATGGCGCCGCTGCCGCCGCATCGTCGAATCTCATAAGGGCGAAGAAGACATCGTCAATATGATTTGCGCGCAAAACGGGCGTCCCTGCTTTGACTACCATGTCGGGCGCGGGCCGGGCGCATGCGTCGGCGCGATTTCCCCTGCCGACTATGCCAAGAACGTCAAACGTGTCGAACGTTTCTTGTCGGGCCATCGCAAGGATGTCGTTGACGAGCTTACGTCCGAGATGACGGAGGCAGCCGAGACGCTCGATTTTGAGCGTGCGGCGCGCGTCAAGCGTCGCCTGGAAGTCATTAGGGGCCTGGACGATCGCCAACAGGTCGTTTTTCCATCGAGCGTCGATATCGACGTCATCGGCTTCTATCGCGAAGAGACTATCTCTGCCGCCTGTGTCTTTGTCGTTCGCGAGGGCCGAACGGTTCGAACTTGTGAGTTCATCCTCGATAAAGGCCTGGATGTCGACGAGGAAGAGCTTCAATCGGGCTTTCTTAAGCGCTATTACGACGAGACGGCTGATATTCCAGCCGAGATCAATCTCTCTGTCGAGCTTGAGGATGCCGAGGCGTTGGGGGAGTGGCTTGCGGGCAAGCGCGAACGCTCTTGCCATCTCCATAGGCCGCAGCGCGGCGAAAAGCACCGCCTGCTCGATATGGCTTCCAAAAATGCGCGCCATGCCCTCATGCGCTACATGATGCGCACGGGGTATGCTGACGATCGCACCAATCAAGCGCTCCTGGAGCTCGAAAGCGCGCTGGCGCTGCCTGCGCCGCCGTTGCGCATCGAGTGCTTCGATATCTCGACGTTGCACGGCACCTTTACCGTCGCTTCGATGGTGGTATTTACCAATGGCCGTGCCGACAAGGGCCAGTATCGTCGCTTTAAAATTCAGGCCGAATTGGACGAGGCGAACGACTTCGTATCGATGTCCGAGGTTCTGGGGCGTCGCTATGCTCCCGAGCGCATGGCGGACGAGCGCTTTGGCTCGCGCCCCGATTTGCTCGTTGTCGATGGCGGCAAACCGCAATTGACCGCTGCAATTAAGCAACTTGAGGCGCTTGGCCTCGATATACCAGTTTGTGGCTTGGCAAAGGCCGATGAGGAAGTTTTCGTGCCGTGGGACGAGACCCCCGTCGTGCTGCCGACCGGCTCCGCTTCGCTTTATCTGATCAAGCAGGTTCGCGATGAATCCCACCGATTTGCGATTACGTTCCATCGCGAGTTGCGCGATAAGGCTATGACGGTTTCGGTGCTTGACGACGTTCCGGGCGTGGGACCCACCAGAAAACGTGCCATTATGCGCCATTTTGGCTCGATGAAGCGTTTGCGCGCGGCAAGCGAGCAGGAGATTGCGGAAGTTCGAGGCGTTCCGGCCGATGTCGCCAAAGCGGTCCACGAGGCACTTGTTGCATGGAATGCCGAGCGCGCCCAGGCATCGGCCAGCCGTTCCGAAAACTAA
- a CDS encoding ABC transporter substrate-binding protein: MAIINKGMSRRSFLGLTGSVAAVAGLGLTGCGGSSSDEGSASGSTDSANRGGGVITAGSAYAPSSFDPASTGSAVGLGANWHVVEGLYGIDYHDYSTFNELATDDPKSVDDTTFEVTIRKGAKFSDGTEVTADDVVASYTACAASATYAPFFQPFESIEAKDASTVTVKTKVPNFSLLKDRLAIIRVTPATQTEEDRAKQPIGSGPWMYDSISDTEITLVPNPEYNGEYAAEDKKIQYSILTDPTARVTAQQEGSTLVMELVTADAVDQLESAGCKIDNVQGFGTRFIMFNVAKEPWNNVKVRQAVMYALDTEKMVSNTFAGLATAASCYLPKSFTNYHEASTVYKTDAKKAKKLIEESGITPGAITLRTTDNEQIKGMAAQVKNDLDALGFEVTIQTDTSPATYAAIDGGEAYDILLAPGDPSCFGADPDLLLNWWYGDNVWMQTRCPWKESAEWQKLHGLMDEALAAEGDEQQKKWNECFDIIADNAVLYPVVHVKTVSASWDDPSTAPNGEALDGFKGIGTTSMSFRGVATVKA, translated from the coding sequence ATGGCCATCATCAACAAGGGTATGTCCAGGCGTTCGTTCCTCGGCCTCACCGGCAGCGTCGCTGCTGTCGCAGGGCTTGGTCTCACCGGCTGCGGTGGCAGCTCTAGCGACGAGGGTTCCGCTTCCGGTTCCACCGATTCCGCCAACCGTGGCGGCGGCGTGATCACCGCTGGTTCCGCTTACGCTCCGTCCAGCTTCGACCCCGCCAGCACCGGCTCCGCTGTGGGCCTGGGTGCTAACTGGCACGTCGTCGAGGGCCTCTACGGCATCGATTACCACGACTACAGCACCTTCAACGAGCTCGCCACCGACGACCCCAAGTCTGTGGACGACACCACTTTCGAGGTTACCATCCGCAAGGGCGCCAAGTTCTCCGATGGCACCGAGGTCACCGCTGACGATGTCGTTGCATCCTACACCGCTTGCGCCGCTTCCGCTACCTATGCTCCGTTCTTCCAGCCCTTCGAGTCCATCGAGGCTAAGGACGCCAGCACCGTGACGGTCAAGACCAAGGTCCCCAACTTCTCTCTGCTCAAGGATCGTCTTGCCATCATCCGCGTTACCCCGGCCACCCAGACCGAGGAGGATCGCGCCAAGCAGCCGATCGGCTCCGGCCCCTGGATGTACGACTCTATCTCCGATACCGAGATCACCCTGGTTCCCAACCCCGAGTACAACGGTGAGTATGCTGCCGAGGATAAGAAGATCCAGTACAGCATCCTGACCGACCCCACCGCTCGCGTTACCGCTCAGCAGGAGGGCTCCACGCTCGTTATGGAGCTCGTTACCGCTGACGCCGTCGACCAGCTCGAGAGCGCCGGCTGCAAGATCGATAACGTTCAGGGTTTCGGCACCCGCTTCATCATGTTCAACGTCGCCAAGGAGCCTTGGAACAACGTCAAGGTCCGTCAGGCTGTCATGTATGCGCTCGACACCGAGAAGATGGTCAGCAACACCTTCGCCGGCCTTGCCACCGCTGCCAGCTGCTACCTGCCCAAGAGCTTCACCAATTATCATGAGGCTTCCACGGTGTACAAGACCGACGCCAAGAAGGCTAAGAAGCTCATCGAGGAGTCCGGCATCACCCCGGGTGCCATCACCCTGCGCACCACCGACAACGAGCAGATCAAGGGCATGGCCGCCCAGGTCAAGAACGACCTCGACGCTCTCGGCTTTGAGGTGACCATCCAGACCGATACCTCGCCGGCCACCTACGCTGCCATCGACGGCGGCGAGGCCTACGATATCCTCCTTGCCCCTGGCGATCCTTCCTGCTTCGGCGCTGACCCCGACCTGCTGCTCAACTGGTGGTATGGCGACAACGTCTGGATGCAGACCCGTTGCCCGTGGAAGGAGTCCGCTGAGTGGCAGAAGCTTCACGGTCTCATGGACGAGGCTCTTGCCGCCGAGGGCGACGAGCAGCAGAAGAAGTGGAACGAGTGCTTCGACATCATCGCCGACAACGCCGTTCTGTACCCCGTTGTCCACGTCAAGACCGTCTCCGCTTCCTGGGACGATCCGTCCACCGCGCCCAACGGCGAGGCTCTCGACGGCTTCAAGGGCATCGGCACGACGAGCATGTCCTTCAGGGGCGTTGCGACCGTCAAGGCGTAA
- a CDS encoding ABC transporter permease: MNNLLRLIGRRLVALPIMALGVTVLVFFLMSFSKTDPAYTALGDGASPEAVAEYHEKYGLDDPWPVRYVRYMGDLIHGDMGTYGAARNSVAKRISTALPVTMQLTFIGLAIGAVVSFLLGVIAALYRDKWPDQVIRVFSIAGLATPSFWLAVLLILLFSSYLKVLPASGALPHFTTNPVGYLGRMIMPAIALAFPLTGQMTRIVRTAMVEELDKDYVRMARGAGVPEKVVVGINVLRNALITPVTTLGLKIGYLMGGAVVIEVIFNLPGMGTAILQGVQGNEANLVQGVVIVVALAFIIINIVVDMLYLLINPRIRTV, translated from the coding sequence GTGAACAACTTGCTACGTTTGATTGGAAGGCGTCTTGTGGCGCTGCCGATCATGGCATTGGGCGTCACCGTCCTGGTGTTCTTCCTTATGTCGTTCTCCAAGACCGACCCCGCCTACACGGCGTTGGGTGACGGTGCCTCGCCCGAGGCGGTTGCCGAGTACCATGAGAAGTATGGTCTGGACGACCCCTGGCCTGTGCGCTACGTGCGCTATATGGGCGATTTGATTCATGGCGACATGGGTACCTACGGCGCTGCCCGCAACTCCGTTGCCAAGCGCATCTCCACGGCCCTGCCCGTCACGATGCAGCTGACCTTCATCGGTCTTGCCATCGGTGCGGTCGTTTCGTTTTTGCTCGGCGTCATCGCGGCACTGTATCGCGACAAATGGCCGGACCAAGTGATCCGCGTCTTTTCCATCGCCGGCTTGGCAACCCCGTCGTTCTGGCTTGCCGTTCTGTTGATCCTGCTGTTCTCTTCCTACCTTAAGGTGCTCCCGGCATCGGGTGCTCTGCCTCACTTCACCACGAATCCGGTTGGCTATCTGGGGCGTATGATCATGCCCGCTATCGCCTTGGCATTTCCGCTGACGGGCCAGATGACTCGTATCGTGCGTACCGCCATGGTCGAGGAGCTCGACAAGGACTATGTCCGTATGGCTCGTGGCGCCGGCGTTCCCGAGAAGGTCGTCGTCGGCATCAACGTTCTTCGCAATGCGCTGATCACCCCGGTCACCACCCTCGGTCTTAAGATCGGCTACCTCATGGGCGGCGCCGTCGTCATCGAGGTTATCTTCAACCTCCCCGGCATGGGCACTGCGATTCTGCAGGGCGTTCAGGGCAACGAGGCGAACCTGGTTCAGGGCGTCGTTATCGTCGTTGCTCTTGCCTTCATCATCATCAACATCGTGGTTGACATGCTCTACCTGCTCATCAACCCGCGCATCAGGACGGTGTAG
- a CDS encoding dipeptide/oligopeptide/nickel ABC transporter permease/ATP-binding protein, giving the protein MVKIREKQTEQLEKAASKGLKLGGWKKMTLSSKIAAVVLVLVALTAILAPLLAPYSPVEIFTARQAPGNGFIFGTDDKGRDILSRMLYGGRYSLIIGFGATAMALVCGSVVGALAAVSRKSISEAIMRILDIIMSIPGIALAAVFVSILGNSVPSIIFAIGFMYTPQIARIVRANIVSEYGEDYVRAVIVSGAKAPWILIKHVLRNCIAPIMVFTVTLVADAIIFEASLTFIGAGIQEPTATWGNILADARGGVLAGRWWQALFPGLAIMITCLALNILSEGITDAMAAAPSAALDPTDSSKRREADLLVSDPVRAYKEQAQSLSARLGALRDVELKRNDRHVPDESVEPILSVRDFCIQFEHHGDINVVDHVNFDVRPGQTMGLVGESGCGKSITTLAIMGLTDDDEHLSGEVLWEGRDLLKMSKKEWFGLRGTDIAMVYQDALSSLNPSMLISAQMKQLTKRGGTRSAEELLELVGLDPKRTLESYPHELSGGQRQRVLIAMALTRDPKLVICDEPTTALDVTVQKQVIKLLNDLQAKLGFAMIFVSHDLALVAEVAHNITVMYAGQVIEQAPTKELLTNPIHEYTRGLLGSVLSIESGSGRLHQVPGAVPSPRDFPKGDRFAPRSSHPRIGLDTRPVFKRVPGTEHFYSELPDEVLKANGLTPHAEVM; this is encoded by the coding sequence ATGGTAAAGATTCGAGAGAAGCAAACCGAGCAGCTCGAGAAGGCTGCCTCCAAGGGGCTCAAGCTCGGTGGCTGGAAGAAGATGACGCTGTCTTCTAAGATTGCCGCCGTCGTGCTGGTGCTGGTCGCCCTGACTGCGATTTTGGCGCCCCTTCTTGCCCCCTATAGCCCGGTCGAGATCTTTACGGCTCGCCAGGCTCCCGGCAACGGATTTATCTTCGGTACCGACGATAAGGGCCGCGACATTCTGTCGCGTATGCTCTACGGTGGTCGTTACTCGCTGATTATCGGCTTTGGCGCCACTGCCATGGCTCTGGTCTGCGGCTCGGTCGTGGGCGCCCTTGCAGCGGTTTCGCGCAAGTCTATCTCTGAGGCGATCATGCGTATCCTGGACATCATCATGTCCATCCCGGGTATCGCCCTCGCAGCCGTTTTCGTCTCCATCCTGGGCAATTCCGTGCCGTCGATCATTTTCGCCATCGGCTTTATGTACACTCCGCAGATCGCCCGTATCGTGCGCGCCAACATCGTGTCCGAGTACGGTGAGGACTATGTCCGCGCGGTCATCGTGTCCGGCGCCAAGGCTCCGTGGATTCTGATCAAGCATGTTCTGCGCAACTGCATCGCTCCGATCATGGTCTTCACCGTTACCCTGGTCGCAGACGCCATCATCTTCGAGGCCTCGCTGACCTTCATCGGCGCCGGCATCCAGGAGCCCACCGCTACCTGGGGCAACATCCTCGCCGACGCCCGCGGCGGCGTGCTCGCTGGCCGTTGGTGGCAGGCACTGTTCCCGGGCCTGGCCATTATGATCACCTGCCTGGCGCTCAACATCCTCTCCGAGGGTATTACCGACGCCATGGCCGCTGCTCCCTCCGCCGCCCTGGATCCGACCGATTCCTCCAAGCGTCGCGAGGCCGATCTGCTGGTCTCCGACCCCGTTCGTGCCTACAAGGAGCAGGCTCAGTCCCTCTCCGCTCGCCTTGGCGCCCTGCGCGATGTCGAGCTCAAGCGTAACGACCGCCATGTGCCCGACGAGTCTGTCGAGCCGATTCTCTCGGTCCGTGACTTCTGCATTCAGTTTGAGCACCACGGTGACATCAACGTCGTCGACCACGTCAACTTTGACGTCCGTCCCGGCCAGACCATGGGCCTGGTAGGCGAGTCCGGCTGCGGTAAGTCCATCACCACGCTGGCCATCATGGGCCTGACCGACGATGACGAGCACCTTTCTGGTGAGGTTCTCTGGGAGGGCCGCGATCTGCTCAAGATGAGCAAGAAGGAGTGGTTCGGCCTGCGCGGTACCGATATCGCCATGGTCTATCAGGACGCCCTGTCCTCGCTCAACCCCTCCATGCTCATTTCCGCCCAGATGAAGCAGCTCACCAAGCGCGGCGGCACCCGTAGCGCCGAGGAGCTCCTGGAGCTCGTGGGCCTCGACCCCAAGCGTACGCTCGAGAGCTATCCGCATGAGCTTTCCGGTGGTCAGCGTCAGCGCGTTCTGATCGCTATGGCCCTTACCCGCGACCCCAAGCTGGTCATCTGCGACGAGCCCACGACCGCTCTGGACGTTACCGTCCAGAAGCAGGTCATCAAGCTGCTTAACGACCTTCAGGCCAAGCTCGGCTTTGCCATGATCTTCGTTTCGCACGACCTGGCACTGGTCGCCGAGGTCGCCCATAACATCACGGTTATGTACGCCGGCCAGGTTATCGAGCAGGCGCCCACCAAGGAGCTGCTCACCAACCCGATCCACGAGTACACTCGCGGTCTTCTGGGTTCCGTCCTGTCCATCGAGAGCGGTTCGGGCCGCCTGCACCAGGTGCCCGGCGCCGTTCCGAGCCCGCGCGATTTCCCCAAGGGCGATCGCTTCGCACCCCGCTCGAGTCATCCGCGCATTGGCCTGGACACCCGTCCGGTCTTCAAGCGCGTGCCCGGCACCGAGCACTTCTATTCCGAGCTCCCCGACGAGGTGCTCAAGGCAAATGGTTTGACCCCTCACGCGGAGGTGATGTAG
- a CDS encoding ABC transporter ATP-binding protein has translation MSETAVNGVEPIIFLDDVHVTFRTRTGSILHPNLVHAVQGVTIKLMPGQTIGIVGESGCGKSTTANVMCGLQAPTSGKVYFKGKDVTKRTAEDRRHMGRVISVVFQNPATALNPRMVVREQLLDPMRVHNLGTEAEQEKRVKELLELTGLPSSAAEVLPGQLSGGQRQRVAIARALSLNPDAIIADEPTSALDVSVRAQILNLLTDLKKELGLAMVFISHDIQTVRYISDDIIVMNGGKIVEQGEAKQVFQHPQDPYTKMLLGAAPSLLHPKLGE, from the coding sequence ATGAGCGAGACCGCAGTCAACGGCGTCGAGCCGATCATCTTCCTTGATGACGTCCACGTCACCTTTAGGACCCGTACCGGCTCGATTCTGCACCCCAACCTGGTTCACGCCGTCCAGGGTGTAACGATTAAGCTCATGCCCGGGCAGACCATCGGCATCGTCGGCGAGTCTGGTTGCGGAAAGTCCACCACGGCTAACGTCATGTGCGGCCTGCAGGCCCCCACGAGCGGCAAGGTCTACTTTAAGGGCAAGGACGTTACCAAACGTACCGCCGAGGACCGTCGCCACATGGGTCGCGTCATCTCGGTCGTGTTCCAGAACCCGGCCACGGCGCTCAATCCCCGCATGGTCGTTCGCGAGCAACTGCTCGACCCCATGCGCGTCCACAACCTGGGTACCGAGGCCGAGCAGGAGAAGCGCGTCAAGGAGCTCTTGGAGCTCACCGGCCTGCCCAGCTCCGCCGCCGAGGTTCTTCCCGGCCAGCTTTCGGGCGGCCAGCGCCAGCGCGTGGCAATTGCCCGTGCCCTGTCGCTGAACCCCGATGCCATCATCGCCGACGAGCCCACCTCGGCTCTGGACGTTTCGGTCCGCGCGCAGATTCTGAACCTGCTGACCGACCTTAAGAAGGAGCTCGGCCTGGCCATGGTGTTCATTAGCCATGACATCCAGACGGTCCGCTATATCTCTGACGACATCATCGTTATGAATGGCGGCAAGATCGTCGAGCAGGGCGAGGCCAAGCAGGTCTTCCAGCACCCTCAGGACCCCTACACCAAGATGCTGCTCGGCGCTGCGCCGTCGCTGCTGCATCCCAAGCTCGGCGAGTAG
- a CDS encoding acetylxylan esterase — MPSAQELQQQFGEYRGAMPRPSDFDLFWKDRMAEADAVGLDYAIEAASVTDAVTCQLFDLWYTGMCGARLHAKYLKPVSDEPMPLVLQFHGYPGASRSWFEQASFAGMGMALIALDCPGQGGPSEDIGGFEGTTVAGHIVAGIDGDPANLYYVRLHQDIRILCRIVRELEGIDLARVFVNGASQGGGLGIATCALNSELINRAVILYPFLSDFRLVWDLDADDIAYEGLRYWSRWFDEDSTRIDEAYAKLAYFDSKNFAPMVKCPVLFGTGTADIVCPPATQFAVYNNLTCEKRHEFFEGFGHEEIQDFDDLIIPFFCKGGEAHV, encoded by the coding sequence ATGCCAAGTGCTCAGGAGCTACAACAGCAATTTGGTGAATATCGAGGCGCCATGCCCCGTCCATCAGATTTCGATCTCTTTTGGAAGGATCGCATGGCCGAGGCTGACGCCGTCGGGCTTGACTATGCGATCGAGGCGGCATCGGTCACCGATGCCGTGACCTGCCAGCTTTTCGATCTCTGGTATACCGGCATGTGTGGCGCTCGCCTGCACGCCAAGTACCTTAAACCTGTCTCGGACGAGCCCATGCCATTGGTACTTCAGTTCCATGGATATCCAGGTGCGAGTCGCAGCTGGTTTGAGCAGGCATCGTTTGCGGGCATGGGCATGGCGCTCATTGCTCTCGATTGTCCTGGTCAAGGAGGTCCGTCCGAGGACATTGGCGGATTTGAGGGCACAACGGTCGCGGGCCATATCGTCGCCGGTATCGACGGTGACCCGGCCAACCTCTACTATGTCCGCTTGCACCAAGATATTCGCATTCTGTGCCGTATTGTTCGCGAGCTCGAGGGCATCGATCTTGCCCGTGTGTTTGTGAACGGCGCGTCGCAGGGCGGCGGTTTGGGTATAGCGACCTGTGCGCTTAACAGCGAGCTTATCAATCGCGCCGTCATCCTCTATCCCTTCCTGTCGGATTTCCGCCTGGTCTGGGATTTGGATGCCGACGACATCGCCTACGAGGGCCTGCGCTATTGGTCTCGCTGGTTTGACGAGGACTCGACTCGTATCGACGAAGCCTATGCCAAGCTGGCGTACTTCGATTCCAAGAACTTTGCCCCCATGGTCAAATGCCCCGTGCTGTTTGGCACGGGCACAGCCGATATCGTCTGCCCTCCGGCGACGCAGTTTGCAGTCTACAACAACCTGACCTGCGAAAAGCGTCATGAGTTCTTTGAAGGCTTCGGTCACGAGGAGATTCAGGATTTTGACGATCTGATCATTCCGTTTTTCTGCAAGGGAGGGGAGGCTCATGTCTAA